TGTGATGTATCGTCTGTGTGTTACAAGGTATtcaagtaataaaatgaaacaattacgCCCGAATTAATCGTCTCGTCAAGCACCCAACTAACAAGCAGGAAtgtaatatcaaaattattcttatttatttaaataaatatatacagttTATTGAACAAAATAATCACATTGCAGTCACGGTATGGTCCGAGGAAAGAGCACACGGTTGTGCGTCTATAGCAAagtttatgttatttatatatcgaTGTGTAGTATTCCTCTTCTAAATCATACAGATCAGCAGCCATATCGTCTCTCAAAGATGCCAATTTCTGATCGCATTCTGCCTGTTTTGTCCTGAACAGTTTACTGTTTTGTCCTATGGCTTCGTTTACAGATGGGAAATCGTTAAGTATTAGATACTGTTTTATATCAGAGACAAGCTTCATTAGAGATTCACCGGCACGTACAATATTGGCCGCTCGCACATGCATTTCGTACGTGTCCTGCTCGCATTGTGTCATCCGCGATAATTGTGAATCGCTTTCTCCTTTGGCTAGTTTTATAATctctgtaaaataataaaattcgctataaaatttgtatacgaAACACGCGAATAGGTTAGGTTTAACCCGCcatcaatatacataaaaaaatgaattgtttctATATGTCTGATACGCGCACTTAAAAAACAAAGTTATCCTTGTTCATATAACTTGGTTTTCACgtcaaaaaagtaaataattttacgcGGCTTTCCCAGTAAAGTAAAGAGTGAGGTTAAGAAACTTACCTTCAAAATTTTCTAGCATCGATTTCACATCATCCTTCAGTCTTGTCATGTACGATTTCAACAGAGCTTCTTTGCTTTGCGGCAGTGCACGTTGGGCCGCCATAATTTccccaaaaataattattcctctTTTGCGAAAAGGACTATTCTTTACACTACAAAAACACCGCCACCATGTTGCGTGGACTGCTTTGTGACAGGACCATAACAGCGCGATCAGCTGATGTCACTTTACCGACCGAGAAAACTCCCCCACGCGTGAAATCAATTCGAAATCATCCTTGATCATCCAAATACAGCAATCGCTAGTCTTTAAAGTTCCATCAAATCCTGCAACTCTACTCTTAAtacgaaattatgaaaaatctGAAGAAATTCTAGTCTCAAATAGTTTCTCCGCAATATCCTACAATACTCGTCACATTCCTACAGGGATTGCTTAAAAAAATCATTAGAAATAAAAGATCCACGACTTTATAATCTCCGTTTACTTTCTTCAAAATAAAACCACTTGCCGTCGAAATTtttgaacaccctgtatattgaTTTTCTAGTAGAAACCTAGGATACAGTTCCACCCTATCCCCACTACAATTCTTACTTCGCGGCCGGGATGAAATCAATAGAAAGCTTGCGCGATCGTGCTCCGTCTTCAGCGAATCTATTCGCAGGGAAAATTTGCGCGAGGAGGAACGTAGCCACGACAGTGACAACCCTGGAATTATCCCCTTCGATCGCATCACTTTTTCTAACCGCGGAGCCGCGAACGTTGTGAAATCATCTCTCCTCGAATCAGTGacttaatttaatgaataaacagCAATCGACGACAATGGCTGTGATCCTCTACACGGCAGTGCGATTATCAGCGTCGTGGGGTGTGTCGTAGAGTAGATACGGAAAGCAGAAAAGTCGTTTCGaagctgttcaagtaattaccAAAGTAACATGATGCTAGAATTTCTCGTAATACTCATAACGTCGGCGAGCGTGATCGAGGGTTCGTTACCGCCCGACGACGGGGACAATGTGTTGCATATCGGCGGTATTTTCCCAATACAGGGGGAGGGTGGATGGCAGGGAGGTCAGGTGAGCCACCGAAAGATCATTCATCTCTTCCAAGCGTTTCGATTAGCAATGAACACTTGGCACCTTGATTAATAGGCTTGCATGCCAGCGGTGAATCTGGCCTTGGACGATGTCAACCATGAGAAGAACCTGTTACCGGGCTTCACGCTGAAACTCCACTCGAACGACAGCGAGGTATACTGGGAAACTCGAAATTATCAACCAGATCGAcggagaatattttaattcaatttttcttgtaGTGCGAGCCAGGACTCGGCGCGTCGGTGATGTACAATTTATTGTACTACAGTCCACACAAATTGATGTTGCTGGCGGGATGCAGTACGGTCTGCACGACTGTTGCCGAGGCAGCTAAAATGTGGAACTTAGTAGTGGTAGGTattctgataaaaatataacttttcaGAAATGCTAcgaattttgaaatgttttcagtTGTGTTACGGTGCATCGTCTCCAGCATTGTCCGATCGAAATAGGTTTCCGACATTGTTCAGAACCCACCCATCAGCCACGGTGCACAATCCAACGAGAATCAAACTGTTGCAAAAGTTCGGCTGGTCTAGAGTAGCAATCTTACAGCAGGCTGAAGAAGTGTTCATATCTGTAAGATCGGTTTCTTTCAATAACATCGTGTAACCTAATACTAACTCTAATcaaattgttcatttcattcTGCAGACTGTAGAAGACTTAGAATCGCGTTGCAAGGAGGCAGGAATAGAAATAGTGACTCGGCAAAGTTTCCTGTCCGATCCCTCCGACGCGGTAAGGAACTTACGTCGCCAGGATGCGAGAATCATTGTGGGCTTGTTCTACGTCGTAGCAGCTAGAAGAGTCCTCTGTGAGTTGTACCATCAGAATCTCTATGGGAAGAGCTATGTGTGGTTCTTTATCGGCTGGTACGAGGACAATTGGTTCGAGGCGAACCTGAACAAGGAGGGTATCACCTGCACGGAGGAACAAATGAGACTAGCGGCCGAGGGACACTTAACCACAGAGGCACTGATGTGGAATCAGAATAACGACACGACAATCAGCGGCATGACTTCCGAGGACTTCAGGAAACGGTTGAATTCGATGCTGAAAGAGGAGGGTTTTGATATCGATAACAACCGGTATCCAGAGGGATACCAAGAAGCACCTCTCGCCTACGATGCGGTTTGGTCTGTCGCGTTAGGTAAAGGATCCAGTTTGCTTATCCCGGTTCTAACGAGCTACAATGTTCCGAGCGTGTACACGATTTCACTGTATCCGTCGTAGCTTTCAACAAAACCATGGAGAAGCTGAGCAAACAGGGGAAAAGCCTGAAGAACTTCACCTACACCGACAAGGAGATAGCGGACGAGATTTATTCGGCCATCAATTCTACACAATTCCTCGGTGTATCTGTACGTGCTACGAGCGTGCCGGAAACAGAAAGAGAGCCTTAGTTCCGTGCGGTTGATCTTTAATCGATTTTCTGTGCTATAGGGATACGTTGCGTTTAGCTCCCAAGGTGACAGAATCGCATTGACCCAAATCGAGCAGATGATCGATGGAAAGTACGTCAAGTTGGGTTACTATGATACGCAAAGCGACAATCTGACATGGAGGAATATGGAACGGTGGATCGGAGGGAAGGTACCGCAGGATAGAACCATTGTTAGGACCGTTCTTAGGACAGTCTCGCTGCCGTTGTTCATCTGCATGGGTACCATATCTTCGATTGGAATCGTGATAGCAGTCGgtctaattatatttaacatttggaACAGACACAGAAGGTACGCTCGATCGTTTCATATTATAACATACACGCGTGGAACTTCCCTAATCTTTCCCTTAACTTCTTTCAGCGTCATTATGTCCTCCCATCCCGTGTGCAACACGATAATGCTTGTGGGGGTGATAGCATGTTTCGTGTCGGTGTTCCTATTAGGCATCGACGGCAGATTCGTGTCGCAATGGGAATACCCAGCGGTTTGCCAAGCGCGAGCTTGGATGCTGTCCACAGGTTTCACCCTAGCGTTCGGCGCCATGTTCAGTAAAGTGTGGCGGGTCCACAGACTCACGACGAAAACGAAAGCTGATCAAGCGAAGGTAAGGTGGATCGATCCGGTGGGCAGAATACTTGCGAAACAGCTTTGATTACGAACAGTTCTATGATTAATCATGTGCCTGACGTTTTTAGTCTCTCACGCAGTTCCGCCTCCTGCATGGCACGCAGACCCCGATCGTATGAACCCCTGTCTATAACGAGATCTCGATTCTTTTTAGTTGTTCATGGCTAAACAAAAAGTTTCGTCCATACAGAAGAAAATCCAACCGTGGAAGCTGTACACGATGGTAAGTGGGCTGCTCGCAATGGACATCGTGCTGCTGATGTCCTGGCAGGT
This portion of the Nomia melanderi isolate GNS246 chromosome 11, iyNomMela1, whole genome shotgun sequence genome encodes:
- the LOC116430591 gene encoding mediator of RNA polymerase II transcription subunit 22 — its product is MAAQRALPQSKEALLKSYMTRLKDDVKSMLENFEEIIKLAKGESDSQLSRMTQCEQDTYEMHVRAANIVRAGESLMKLVSDIKQYLILNDFPSVNEAIGQNSKLFRTKQAECDQKLASLRDDMAADLYDLEEEYYTSIYK
- the GABA-B-R1 gene encoding gamma-aminobutyric acid type B receptor subunit 1 isoform X5, whose translation is MMLEFLVILITSASVIEGSLPPDDGDNVLHIGGIFPIQGEGGWQGGQACMPAVNLALDDVNHEKNLLPGFTLKLHSNDSECEPGLGASVMYNLLYYSPHKLMLLAGCSTVCTTVAEAAKMWNLVVLCYGASSPALSDRNRFPTLFRTHPSATVHNPTRIKLLQKFGWSRVAILQQAEEVFISTVEDLESRCKEAGIEIVTRQSFLSDPSDAVRNLRRQDARIIVGLFYVVAARRVLCELYHQNLYGKSYVWFFIGWYEDNWFEANLNKEGITCTEEQMRLAAEGHLTTEALMWNQNNDTTISGMTSEDFRKRLNSMLKEEGFDIDNNRYPEGYQEAPLAYDAVWSVALAFNKTMEKLSKQGKSLKNFTYTDKEIADEIYSAINSTQFLGVSGYVAFSSQGDRIALTQIEQMIDGKYVKLGYYDTQSDNLTWRNMERWIGGKVPQDRTIVRTVLRTVSLPLFICMGTISSIGIVIAVGLIIFNIWNRHRSVIMSSHPVCNTIMLVGVIACFVSVFLLGIDGRFVSQWEYPAVCQARAWMLSTGFTLAFGAMFSKVWRVHRLTTKTKADQAKKKIQPWKLYTMVSGLLAMDIVLLMSWQVLDPLQRKMETFPLESSPYGDDDARIRPELEHCESAHNNIWLSLVYSYKGIILVFGLFLAYETRSIKVKQINDSRYVGMSIYNVVVLCVITAPVTMVIASQQDASFAFVALAIIFCCFLSMALIFVPKMIEVIRHPKDKTESKYNADVGMSKEDEEKYQKLLTENDELQKLIAAKEEKIKVLKQMLAERDALKGGSGNVPKDSLIVADYVTGEGTSDSAIGGGISVYTRSSRASASDFDFSESYS
- the GABA-B-R1 gene encoding gamma-aminobutyric acid type B receptor subunit 1 isoform X4, coding for MMLEFLVILITSASVIEGSLPPDDGDNVLHIGGIFPIQGEGGWQGGQACMPAVNLALDDVNHEKNLLPGFTLKLHSNDSECEPGLGASVMYNLLYYSPHKLMLLAGCSTVCTTVAEAAKMWNLVVLCYGASSPALSDRNRFPTLFRTHPSATVHNPTRIKLLQKFGWSRVAILQQAEEVFISTVEDLESRCKEAGIEIVTRQSFLSDPSDAVRNLRRQDARIIVGLFYVVAARRVLCELYHQNLYGKSYVWFFIGWYEDNWFEANLNKEGITCTEEQMRLAAEGHLTTEALMWNQNNDTTISGMTSEDFRKRLNSMLKEEGFDIDNNRYPEGYQEAPLAYDAVWSVALAFNKTMEKLSKQGKSLKNFTYTDKEIADEIYSAINSTQFLGVSGYVAFSSQGDRIALTQIEQMIDGKYVKLGYYDTQSDNLTWRNMERWIGGKVPQDRTIVRTVLRTVSLPLFICMGTISSIGIVIAVGLIIFNIWNRHRSVIMSSHPVCNTIMLVGVIACFVSVFLLGIDGRFVSQWEYPAVCQARAWMLSTGFTLAFGAMFSKVWRVHRLTTKTKADQAKLFMAKQKVSSIQKKIQPWKLYTMVSGLLAMDIVLLMSWQVLDPLQRKMETFPLESSPYGDDDARIRPELEHCESAHNNIWLSLVYSYKGIILVFGLFLAYETRSIKVKQINDSRYVGMSIYNVVVLCVITAPVTMVIASQQDASFAFVALAIIFCCFLSMALIFVPKMIEVIRHPKDKTESKYNADVGMSKEDEEKYQKLLTENDELQKLIAAKEEKIKVLKQMLAERDALKGGSGNVPKDSLIVADYVTGEGTSDSAIGGGISVYTRSSRASASDFDFSESYS
- the GABA-B-R1 gene encoding gamma-aminobutyric acid type B receptor subunit 1 isoform X3, which codes for MMLEFLVILITSASVIEGSLPPDDGDNVLHIGGIFPIQGEGGWQGGQACMPAVNLALDDVNHEKNLLPGFTLKLHSNDSECEPGLGASVMYNLLYYSPHKLMLLAGCSTVCTTVAEAAKMWNLVVLCYGASSPALSDRNRFPTLFRTHPSATVHNPTRIKLLQKFGWSRVAILQQAEEVFISTVEDLESRCKEAGIEIVTRQSFLSDPSDAVRNLRRQDARIIVGLFYVVAARRVLCELYHQNLYGKSYVWFFIGWYEDNWFEANLNKEGITCTEEQMRLAAEGHLTTEALMWNQNNDTTISGMTSEDFRKRLNSMLKEEGFDIDNNRYPEGYQEAPLAYDAVWSVALAFNKTMEKLSKQGKSLKNFTYTDKEIADEIYSAINSTQFLGVSGYVAFSSQGDRIALTQIEQMIDGKYVKLGYYDTQSDNLTWRNMERWIGGKVPQDRTIVRTVLRTVSLPLFICMGTISSIGIVIAVGLIIFNIWNRHRRYARSFHIITYTRGTSLIFPLTSFSVIMSSHPVCNTIMLVGVIACFVSVFLLGIDGRFVSQWEYPAVCQARAWMLSTGFTLAFGAMFSKVWRVHRLTTKTKADQAKLFMAKQKVSSIQKKIQPWKLYTMVSGLLAMDIVLLMSWQVLDPLQRKMETFPLESSPYGDDDARIRPELEHCESAHNNIWLSLVYSYKGIILVFGLFLAYETRSIKVKQINDSRYVGMSIYNVVVLCVITAPVTMVIASQQDASFAFVALAIIFCCFLSMALIFVPKMIEVIRHPKDKTESKYNADVGMSKEDEEKYQKLLTENDELQKLIAAKEEKIKVLKQMLAERDALKGGSGNVPKDSLIVADYVTGEGTSDSAIETDQVG
- the GABA-B-R1 gene encoding gamma-aminobutyric acid type B receptor subunit 1 isoform X1, whose product is MMLEFLVILITSASVIEGSLPPDDGDNVLHIGGIFPIQGEGGWQGGQACMPAVNLALDDVNHEKNLLPGFTLKLHSNDSECEPGLGASVMYNLLYYSPHKLMLLAGCSTVCTTVAEAAKMWNLVVLCYGASSPALSDRNRFPTLFRTHPSATVHNPTRIKLLQKFGWSRVAILQQAEEVFISTVEDLESRCKEAGIEIVTRQSFLSDPSDAVRNLRRQDARIIVGLFYVVAARRVLCELYHQNLYGKSYVWFFIGWYEDNWFEANLNKEGITCTEEQMRLAAEGHLTTEALMWNQNNDTTISGMTSEDFRKRLNSMLKEEGFDIDNNRYPEGYQEAPLAYDAVWSVALAFNKTMEKLSKQGKSLKNFTYTDKEIADEIYSAINSTQFLGVSGYVAFSSQGDRIALTQIEQMIDGKYVKLGYYDTQSDNLTWRNMERWIGGKVPQDRTIVRTVLRTVSLPLFICMGTISSIGIVIAVGLIIFNIWNRHRRYARSFHIITYTRGTSLIFPLTSFSVIMSSHPVCNTIMLVGVIACFVSVFLLGIDGRFVSQWEYPAVCQARAWMLSTGFTLAFGAMFSKVWRVHRLTTKTKADQAKLFMAKQKVSSIQKKIQPWKLYTMVSGLLAMDIVLLMSWQVLDPLQRKMETFPLESSPYGDDDARIRPELEHCESAHNNIWLSLVYSYKGIILVFGLFLAYETRSIKVKQINDSRYVGMSIYNVVVLCVITAPVTMVIASQQDASFAFVALAIIFCCFLSMALIFVPKMIEVIRHPKDKTESKYNADVGMSKEDEEKYQKLLTENDELQKLIAAKEEKIKVLKQMLAERDALKGGSGNVPKDSLIVADYVTGEGTSDSAIGGGISVYTRSSRASASDFDFSESYS
- the GABA-B-R1 gene encoding gamma-aminobutyric acid type B receptor subunit 1 isoform X2, translating into MMLEFLVILITSASVIEGSLPPDDGDNVLHIGGIFPIQGEGGWQGGQACMPAVNLALDDVNHEKNLLPGFTLKLHSNDSECEPGLGASVMYNLLYYSPHKLMLLAGCSTVCTTVAEAAKMWNLVVLCYGASSPALSDRNRFPTLFRTHPSATVHNPTRIKLLQKFGWSRVAILQQAEEVFISTVEDLESRCKEAGIEIVTRQSFLSDPSDAVRNLRRQDARIIVGLFYVVAARRVLCELYHQNLYGKSYVWFFIGWYEDNWFEANLNKEGITCTEEQMRLAAEGHLTTEALMWNQNNDTTISGMTSEDFRKRLNSMLKEEGFDIDNNRYPEGYQEAPLAYDAVWSVALAFNKTMEKLSKQGKSLKNFTYTDKEIADEIYSAINSTQFLGVSGYVAFSSQGDRIALTQIEQMIDGKYVKLGYYDTQSDNLTWRNMERWIGGKVPQDRTIVRTVLRTVSLPLFICMGTISSIGIVIAVGLIIFNIWNRHRRYARSFHIITYTRGTSLIFPLTSFSVIMSSHPVCNTIMLVGVIACFVSVFLLGIDGRFVSQWEYPAVCQARAWMLSTGFTLAFGAMFSKVWRVHRLTTKTKADQAKKKIQPWKLYTMVSGLLAMDIVLLMSWQVLDPLQRKMETFPLESSPYGDDDARIRPELEHCESAHNNIWLSLVYSYKGIILVFGLFLAYETRSIKVKQINDSRYVGMSIYNVVVLCVITAPVTMVIASQQDASFAFVALAIIFCCFLSMALIFVPKMIEVIRHPKDKTESKYNADVGMSKEDEEKYQKLLTENDELQKLIAAKEEKIKVLKQMLAERDALKGGSGNVPKDSLIVADYVTGEGTSDSAIGGGISVYTRSSRASASDFDFSESYS